One Bombus fervidus isolate BK054 chromosome 7, iyBomFerv1, whole genome shotgun sequence genomic region harbors:
- the LOC139988878 gene encoding uncharacterized protein, translated as MSYLFFTLLVGAFLLLCFYLYLKHNHWKRNGIPTVKGCIPILGHLLPLMTGRMNFAELIQKTYKEYKDYSMVGMYKGIIPMLLVRDPNLVKTVLQSNFTSFHENGWKIEPEVDPLLSKNPFFCYGDVWSNGRKRLTYAFSNVRLKILFAAVTGVCKKFENFLNKQLEKNNKYEVELKSLFLRFTGEVVANAGFGIEGHCFDDERNTNTFHQLFENVFAESLLSVIRSYLPSINRFLKIKLLPKRLDQFFRNIVTENLEIRRNEPVPRNDFLQLMIDMEKTGEHIDEEVLAAHAVSFFGDGVETSSATLRFVGYDLAAHPDIQEKLRNEVLSTIAKHGDLTYEALKDMTYMNQVISESQRCHAAICFMHKVCTEEFELQGSDGMTYRAKPGTEIFISVQGLHSDPTYWVNPEVFDPERFNDERKQTIEKMTFLPFGEGPRICVGMRMAMLQMKACLATLLRNYNLQLSPKTHIPLKMSANHIITDVDDGIWAYISKLNMVSAFFTLLTGLLLLVCLYLYLRHNHWRKNGIPTVKGCIPILGHLLPLMTGRMNFAELIQKAYKEYKDYSMVGMYKGIIPMLLVRDPNLVKTVLQSNFTSFHENGWKIDPEVDPLLSKNPFFCYGDVWSNGRKRLTYAFSNVRLKILFAAVTGVCKKFENFLNKQLEKNNKYEVELKSLFLRFTGEVVANAGFGIEGHCFDDERNTNAFHQLFENVLAESLLSIIRSYLPSINRFLKIKLLPKRLDQFFRNIVTENLEIRRNEPVPRNDFLQLMIDMEKTGEHIDEEVLAAHAVSFFGDGVETSSATLRFVGYDLAAHPDIQEKLRNEVLSTIAKHGDLTYEALKDMTYMNQVISESQRCHAAICFMHKVCTEEFELQGSDGMTYRAKPGTEIFISVHGLHSDPTYWVNPEVFDPERFNDERKQTIEKMTFLPFGEGPRICIGMRMAMLQMKACLATLLRNYKLELSPKTHIPLKMSANHILSEVDDGIWAYISKL; from the exons ATGAGTTATCTATTTTTTACGCTTCTCGTTGGAGCTTTCTTGTTATTATGTTTCTATTTGTATTTGAAACACAACCATTGGAAGAGAAATGGAATTCCAACTGTCAAAGGATGTATTCCAATCTTGGGCCACCTGTTACCTCTAATGACGGGAAGAATGAATTTTGCCGAATTAATTCAAAAAACATACAAAGAGTACAAAGATTATAGCATGGTCGGTATGTACAAAGGAATAATACCAATGTTACTTGTTCGGGATCCTAATCTAGTGAAAACTGTGCTGCAAAGTAATTTCACGAGCTTCCACGAAAATGGGTGGAAAATCGAACCGGAAGTAGATCCTCTTTTATCCAAAAATCCGTTTTTCTGTTACGGAGACGTGTGGTCGAACGGAAGGAAACGACTAACCTACGCGTTTTCTAACGTCAGATTGAAGATTCTATTCGCAGCTGTCACTGGAGTGTgcaagaaatttgaaaatttcctgAACAAACAGCTAGAGAAAAACAACAAGTACGAAGTCGAACTGAAATCGTTATTCTTAAGATTCACTGGTGAAGTTGTGGCAAACGCTGGTTTTGGCATCGAAGGCCACTGCTTCGATGATGAACGAAATACAAATACCTTCCATCAActttttgaaaatgtattcGCGGAATCATTATTATCTGTAATTAGATCCTATCTTCCATCTATTAATCGCTTCTTGAAGATCAAACTTCTGCCTAAACGACTGGACCAATTCTTTAGGAATATCGTCACAGAAAATCTGGAAATCAGAAGAAACGAACCAGTACCTAGGAATGATTTCCTACAATTAATGATCGACATGGAAAAAACAGGGGAGCATATCGATGAAGAGGTTCTAGCGGCTCATGCAGTTTCTTTCTTCGGTGACGGAGTCGAAACATCCAGTGCTACCTTACGTTTTGTTGGATACGACTTGGCTGCTCATCCAGACATTCAAGAAAAGTTGAGAAACGAAGTGTTATCTACGATCGCGAAACACGGAGATTTGACGTACGAGGCATTGAAAGACATGACGTATATGAATCAAGTGATTAGCGAATCTCAAAGATGTCACGCAGCTATATGCTTCATGCATAAAGTGTGCACAGAGGAGTTCGAGCTGCAAGGCTCAGATGGAATGACCTATCGCGCAAAACCTGGCACCGAGATATTCATATCCGTTCAGGGATTGCACTCTGACCCTACATATTGGGTTAATCCAGAAGTTTTCGATCCGGAACGATTCAACGATGAGAGAAAGCAGACAATAGAAAAAATGACATTTCTTCCTTTCGGCGAGGGGCCAAGAATTTGCGTTGGAATGAGAATGGCTATGCTACAAATGAAGGCTTGTTTAGCTACGTTGttaagaaattacaatttgCAATTATCACCAAAAACCCACATCCCGTTGAAAATGTCGGCAAACCATATTATAACCGACGTAGATGATGGAATTTGGGCATATATCTCTAAACTT AATATGGTGTCTGCATTTTTCACGCTCCTTACAGGGCTCCTCCTACTAGTGtgtttgtatttgtatttgaGACACAACCATTGGAGGAAAAATGGAATTCCAACTGTCAAAGGATGTATTCCAATCTTGGGTCACCTGTTACCTCTAATGACGGGAAGAATGAATTTTGCCGAATTAATTCAAAAAGCATACAAAGAGTACAAAGATTATAGCATGGTCGGTATGTACAAAGGAATAATACCAATGTTACTTGTTCGGGACCCTAATCTAGTGAAAACTGTGCTGCAAAGTAATTTCACGAGCTTCCACGAAAATGGGTGGAAAATCGACCCGGAAGTAGATCCTCTATTATCCAAAAATCCGTTTTTCTGTTACGGAGACGTGTGGTCGAACGGAAGGAAACGACTAACCTACGCGTTTTCTAACGTCAGATTGAAGATTCTATTCGCAGCTGTCACTGGAGTGTgcaagaaatttgaaaatttcctgAACAAACAGCTAGAGAAAAACAACAAGTACGAAGTCGAACTGAAATCGTTATTCTTAAGATTCACTGGTGAAGTTGTGGCAAACGCTGGATTTGGCATCGAAGGCCACTGCTTCGATGATGAACGAAATACAAATGCCTTCCATCAActttttgaaaatgtattgGCGGAATCATTATTATCTATAATTAGATCCTACCTTCCATCTATCAATCGCTTCTTGAAGATCAAACTTCTGCCTAAACGACTGGACCAATTCTTTAGAAATATCGTCACAGAAAATCTGGAAATCAGAAGAAACGAACCAGTACCTAGGAATGATTTCCTACAATTAATGATCGACATGGAAAAAACAGGGGAGCATATCGATGAAGAGGTTCTAGCGGCTCATGCAGTTTCTTTCTTCGGTGACGGAGTCGAAACATCCAGTGCTACCTTACGTTTCGTTGGATACGACTTGGCTGCTCATCCAGACATTCAAGAAAAGTTGAGAAACGAAGTGTTATCTACGATCGCAAAACACGGAGATTTGACGTACGAGGCATTGAAAGACATGACGTATATGAATCAAGTGATTAGCGAATCTCAAAGATGTCACGCAGCTATATGCTTTATGCATAAAGTGTGCACAGAGGAGTTCGAGCTGCAAGGCTCAGATGGAATGACCTATCGCGCAAAACCTGGCACCGAAATATTCATATCCGTTCATGGATTGCACTCTGACCCTACATATTGGGTTAATCCAGAAGTTTTCGATCCGGAACGATTCAACGATGAGAGAAAGCAGACAATAGAAAAAATGACATTTCTTCCTTTCGGCGAGGGGCCAAGAATTTGCATTGGAATGAGAATGGCAATGCTACAAATGAAGGCTTGTTTAGCTACGTTgttaagaaattacaaattggAATTATCACCAAAAACCCACATCCCGTTGAAAATGTCGGCAAACCATATTTTATCCGAAGTAGATGATGGAATTTGGGCATATATCTCTAAACTTTGA